From Sphingobium sp. EP60837, a single genomic window includes:
- a CDS encoding alpha/beta hydrolase encodes MTRLFSPQALHAAARGALRLSDFGIFWTGIERISLPGGTGLRGQSCVEYFIPEKLTEKYPIVFLHGGGQATDFLSTADGRPGWVHHFVREGYAVYLVNQPGTGRSSGAPDLNGPFAPSNSYESTVAMLVAPELVPSNYPQAQLHTQWPGKPEIGDPATDAFVASGEPFKLNPIQAQEDVVRGVKELLDHTGPAILVTCSAGAIPGWLIVDRAPDKVAAIVAVEPFGPPVDGIGPMQLPWGVTASRMAYDPPAEDAAELHFVLNDPPSPDRVACKLQVEPARQLVNLRNIPIGIFTSEASWMVLDNHGTAAFLQQAGCDVDHVYFADRGVRGNGHLPMLERNSDEAAACLTEWIRAKLSAA; translated from the coding sequence ATGACCCGATTATTTTCCCCTCAGGCGCTGCATGCTGCCGCACGCGGCGCGCTGAGATTGTCCGATTTTGGGATCTTTTGGACCGGCATCGAGCGCATTTCTTTGCCCGGCGGCACGGGCCTGCGGGGCCAGAGCTGCGTTGAGTATTTCATTCCCGAGAAGCTGACAGAGAAATATCCTATCGTCTTTTTGCATGGTGGCGGTCAGGCAACAGACTTTTTGAGCACAGCGGACGGACGACCTGGCTGGGTCCACCACTTCGTCCGCGAGGGCTATGCCGTCTATCTGGTCAATCAGCCCGGAACGGGGCGATCAAGTGGTGCGCCTGACTTGAACGGCCCCTTCGCGCCCAGCAACAGCTATGAGTCGACCGTTGCGATGCTGGTCGCGCCTGAACTGGTGCCCTCAAACTACCCGCAGGCACAGCTGCATACCCAGTGGCCCGGCAAGCCCGAAATAGGGGATCCGGCAACGGATGCCTTTGTTGCTTCAGGCGAGCCATTCAAGCTCAATCCGATCCAGGCCCAGGAAGACGTTGTTCGTGGCGTAAAGGAACTGTTGGACCATACCGGTCCCGCCATTCTCGTCACCTGCTCGGCCGGAGCTATTCCGGGATGGCTCATCGTCGACCGCGCACCCGACAAGGTAGCTGCCATCGTTGCGGTGGAACCCTTTGGCCCCCCAGTAGATGGCATCGGGCCGATGCAGTTGCCATGGGGAGTCACGGCCTCTCGCATGGCCTATGATCCTCCAGCAGAGGATGCAGCCGAGCTTCATTTCGTTCTGAACGATCCGCCATCTCCTGATCGCGTCGCGTGCAAGCTCCAAGTCGAGCCGGCGCGCCAACTTGTCAATCTGCGCAATATCCCCATCGGAATTTTTACATCGGAAGCGTCCTGGATGGTCCTCGACAACCATGGCACCGCGGCTTTTCTCCAGCAGGCAGGTTGTGATGTCGATCACGTCTACTTCGCGGATCGCGGCGTTCGCGGTAACGGCCATCTTCCAATGCTGGAACGCAATAGCGATGAAGCGGCCGCATGTCTGACCGAATGGATTCGGGCGAAGCTTTCGGCCGCGTAA